Genomic window (Vampirovibrionales bacterium):
ACGAGCGTTTTGACCGGACGTCGGAAATCAGCGCTTGGGGAAGAAGGGGTGTTGCCGTATTGGCGCGCTGCGGCAGAGAGTCCTGCTGCGGCATACGGAGCTACAGTCGCTGCCACATGGCCAATTCCGGAAGCAATATCGCTCAATTTGTTCCAGATATTGTGCCAGAAGCCCTCGTCTTGGTCATACGTGATATTGCCTGAAATAACTTTGCCAGACATAGATGGTAAAACTCCTCATTAAGTGACCGTTTGGTTTCCTACTACAAGGAGCATGATATCATCTGTTTTTATAAAAGCATAGCGATTTAAATATATTAATGTCTTTGTTGGGCAGGGCCTTGGGAAGCCTTGGCCGCACTGAAATCGCCCCTTTTACGCCTGTGCAATGATCGCCACGCGACCCCGCTCCCGACTCGCCACCTCTCCCCAACCCCCGCGAAATTCTGGTCGGGATGACTGGATTCGAACCAGCGACCCCTACGTCCCGAACGTAGTGCTCTACCAAGCTGAGCCACATCCCGACCCGATGGAGCCCTATTATCCGACAAAGCCCGGCGGGTTTTCAAGCGCTGCGCGCCCGCGGCAACAGACGCTGGCATTTTGAAGGCCATAGTGATACAAACGCTCTATGTTCGAGACCATGGTTGAAAAACACTTTGCCGCCGCGCATCACTTGCTCAATTACAAGGGCAAGTGTGAGCGCCCCCACGGCCATAATTACGTCGTGCAGGTCTACGTCGTGCGCGAAACCCTCGACAAGGCCAATATCTCCTACGACTTTACCCTGCTCAAAGAGAAGCTGGGCGCGCTGGTCGACTCGCTTGATCATCGCGATCTCAATACCCTGCCCGAATTTGGCGGCGAAAGTCCCAGCGCGGAATTTATCGCGCGCTATATTTATCGACGCCTCAAGGGCGACATCCCGGAAGTCAACCGCGTGCGGGTGTATGAGACCGATACGCAGTGCGTTACGTATTACGAACCGTGAGCGGCTCCCACGCGACGCCAGTAACGTAAACTACTGGCAACCAACGCGAGGCCCACGGCCAGATTCACCGCGCCGCGCCAGAGATCGGGCACGTGGAGCCAGGTGAGCGCTGCGCTGAACAGCATCATCGCCTCGATTAAAATCCAGCTGGGCAGGGCGTAGACGGCGCTGGCGCGCTGCGGGCCTTCTAAGCCCTGAATGCGCGCAATATTGCGCTGCGACGTCTTACTCAGAACAAACAGGCCTTTGGCTGCGCCGATGACAACCGCCAGCGCGATCGCCAGCGCCGCCACCCACGCCGGAACTGTCGGCGCTCCTTGAGACAGGCGAATCACGCCGTTAATCATCAACGAGACCCCGCCCGCAAGCCATAGCCAAAACGCCAGCCCCAGCAATTGCCGCTGCTGAAGCCGAATCGGCGCACAATACAGCAACAACGCCAGAATCGGCGGCGTTAGAACACGAATCCAACTGCCGAGCATTGTTCAAACCTTCCCTTGCTGACAGACCGCCCGACGTCAAAGCGCGTCGCGCGCCTGCTCATCATACCAGCAACGGCGCCAAGCGCGGCGCGTTGTCAGGAGTGCCGCGAAATCATGTTATTACTGGGCGGACCGTTGCTGTCGAGCAACTGGTCGACGGCCAGATACATTTTGCAGTCGTAGGGCCGGTCTGAGAAAAATCGCTTGTAGTAACATCCGTCGCAATTGGCTTTGCGCAGATAGCACTCGACCGCAGACGAACTCCAGCGCTTAAACGTCCCGACAACCAGATTATCGGGCTCCAGCGCAAAGCTATCGTTTTCAAAAGCATCCGTCAGCACGGGCTCTAACTCCTCTATCAAATTGCATGCCCAACGTATCACTATCAATTTTGGGAAAGGGGCGGGTGTCGAGGCGATTATAACAGGCGATCGCCTGAAAGCAGTAATAAAAAGATACAATGATTTTGTGTCAAGCCCCAAAATCAGAGCAATAGGGCATTTGGGGCATGTTCATAATAATTAATAATTTTCAAATTATGCGTTAGATTTGAAAATCCTCCCGGCGAATCCTCCGCGACGCGCGCCTTGTGCTCCAGGGCGATTGGCGATCCCTCGCGAAGGCGCATCCGACTGTTGATATCGGCGCCATATCAGCAAATTTCCCATTTTCACGGCTTTTCCTCATGGCGCATCGGTGGTATAAAACACCTTGGCGCGCATTTTTACGCGCTGCGGGCGGCCTCGTTCTGGGGTGAAGACCGCTCGCGTCACGCGCGTTGGCTTGCGCGCATGGCGCTTCTGTTCTGCGGGATTGCCGCATCCGTTGCAGCCGCCTTTCCCTTTGCCGGAGACTCGCTGGATGGCCTCCTCCTCGCCGGAACAACAGGATCAATTGATTGCGCAGGCGATGGGGCAGGCGGGCGAGTCGGATGCGCAGCGCATTCGCAGCATTACCGAGCTGGGCAACTTACTGGGCAATACGCGCGGAAGCCTGACCAGCCCCAAGGGCTTGATGTGCCTGATTGATCTGGTTCAGCGCGAGGAGAAGCCCCGCATCGTAACGCATGCCATTGGCGCCTTGGGCCGTTTGCAAGCCCTCAGCGCGGTGATGATCCTGATCGACGCCGCTCTGGGCCTGAATCTGCGCGTATATGAGGGAGACGCCGGAGCCGCGTTTCTGCAGACCGACGAGGCCTTGCGCCTGCGTTGCGCCGCCGTTCAGGCGCTGGGCAAGATTCAGGATGAGCGGGCCGTGATTCCCCTCATGAGCATTCTCAACGACCGCGCGTTGAATTACCGCCTGCGCATGTCGGCGGCCGAAAGTCTGGGTCGCGCGGGCAATCCGCATGCGCTGAACTCGCTGATGGACATCTTGCAGGACGATCGCGAATCGTCGGTCTACCTGCGCGAGTCGACGGCCAAGGCGCTGGGGATGCTCGGCGATATTCGCGCGATCGATTCGCTCCTCGACCTGCTGGAAGCCAAGCGAGGCGTGCGGGATAAATTTATCTTTCTTAAAGAGCAGGCCATAGAGGCGCTGGGGCGTCTTTCGCGTCGAAGCGGCGATAAACGGCGCGTGACCGATAGTCTGGTGCGCTCGCTGCGCGACAGTGCGGCTTCTATCAGGCTGGCGGCTGTAGAAGCTCTGGCTGATACTGATGATCCGCGATTTGTGCCGAATGTGGGAGAGCTCCTGCGCGATTCCGATGAAGAAGTGGCGTTGGCCGCTGTTTCGGCAGTGTTTCGGCTCGGCGGCGAAGCGGCCATCCGCGAGTGGATTGAGTCTGACAACCTGCCCCAATATGTCCGCGACGAAATGGAAACTTACATCCCTTAAACAACGGGAGGAATCCGCGAGATGAGCGCTGTTAAAAGGCGGGTGGTTCTGCTGTCGGGCGGACTTGATTCCGTGGTGGCGCTCGCTATCGCCCACGCGGAGGGCGACGTCGCGCTGGCGTTGACGATCGACTACGGCCAGCGTGCGCGCGAAGCCGAAAAGCTGGCCGCGCAGGCGATTGCCGCTCATTTTAATGTTCGCTGGGAATGGGTCGCGTTGCCGTGGTTTCATCAACTCCTGCCCCCGCAGATGGCCCGTCAGGTTTATGGCGAGTCGGCCGCAGGGCCGGTGACGCCGCGTGACCCGGCGATCCCCGACAGCACGCGCGCGGTGTGGGCTCCCAATCGAAACGGCGTGCTGCTGAATATCGCAGCCGCTTACGCTGAGGCGCTTGAAGCGGATGCGGTGGTGTTTGGCGCCAATGCCGACGAAGCCCAAGGCTTCCCGGATAACACGCAGGCTTACCGCGATGCGCTGAGCGCCGCGTTTGCTTTCTCGACCCTGCGTCATATTCAGGTGGAAACCCCGGTGGGAGACATGACCAAAGCCGAGATTATCGAGCGCGGCCTGTCGCTGGGTGTTCCGTTTCGTCATATCTGGAGCTGTTACGGCGGCGGACCGCAGCACTGCGGCCAGTGCGCCTCGTGTGGCCTGCTCAGGGAGGCCGTCGAGCGCGCGAATCAGCGCACGGGCCAACGCGCGGAAATCCGCTTCGCCGCCTCGCCTTAGGTTCGGCGTCGGATACTCTGACAAGACCCCACTGATGACTGATGAGTGATCGCGTTTTCGGAGAGAATTTCTTCTTGTCTGAATTTTTCTCTTAAATTTCCTGAAGCCGCAGGGGCCGCAGATGGGATGTCGCGCCAAGGGCGGCCCGCCGCTGGGGAATGGTTTCGAGGAAGGAGCCCAGCGTGCATCGCCGGGCGCTTTCGTCACTGCGCGGGATCGAAAAGCGAGACCCCGCATTACCAGAGTTGCGATTTTGCAGAGCCCGCTCAGCGAACGCTTTTCGGGCGCGTTTAAACGCTTTATACTCTGAAATAAAATGCCATGGCGGCTGATTTTAGCCGATCGGCGGACTGGAGCGCAGGCGAATTTGTGGTACTGTAGGCTGACATTGCGTTCAGTGCCTTTGAAACGCGCGTGGTTTGATGCGTTTTTCATGCCTGCAATTTAAATATCGATTTTTTTATTAATGAGATGTGAACAGAGAGGAGACCCTTCCCCATGGCCACTGCTACCCAAAATAAATGCGCCACGGCGCAAAGCTACCCCCATATCAAAGAGCTCGACGGTATTTCGGCCGAGCAGATGGAAGCTCACTATAAGCTCTATCAGGCCTAT
Coding sequences:
- a CDS encoding 6-carboxytetrahydropterin synthase yields the protein MFETMVEKHFAAAHHLLNYKGKCERPHGHNYVVQVYVVRETLDKANISYDFTLLKEKLGALVDSLDHRDLNTLPEFGGESPSAEFIARYIYRRLKGDIPEVNRVRVYETDTQCVTYYEP
- the queC gene encoding 7-cyano-7-deazaguanine synthase QueC, yielding MSAVKRRVVLLSGGLDSVVALAIAHAEGDVALALTIDYGQRAREAEKLAAQAIAAHFNVRWEWVALPWFHQLLPPQMARQVYGESAAGPVTPRDPAIPDSTRAVWAPNRNGVLLNIAAAYAEALEADAVVFGANADEAQGFPDNTQAYRDALSAAFAFSTLRHIQVETPVGDMTKAEIIERGLSLGVPFRHIWSCYGGGPQHCGQCASCGLLREAVERANQRTGQRAEIRFAASP
- a CDS encoding HEAT repeat domain-containing protein, whose protein sequence is MKTARVTRVGLRAWRFCSAGLPHPLQPPFPLPETRWMASSSPEQQDQLIAQAMGQAGESDAQRIRSITELGNLLGNTRGSLTSPKGLMCLIDLVQREEKPRIVTHAIGALGRLQALSAVMILIDAALGLNLRVYEGDAGAAFLQTDEALRLRCAAVQALGKIQDERAVIPLMSILNDRALNYRLRMSAAESLGRAGNPHALNSLMDILQDDRESSVYLRESTAKALGMLGDIRAIDSLLDLLEAKRGVRDKFIFLKEQAIEALGRLSRRSGDKRRVTDSLVRSLRDSAASIRLAAVEALADTDDPRFVPNVGELLRDSDEEVALAAVSAVFRLGGEAAIREWIESDNLPQYVRDEMETYIP